The Sorghum bicolor cultivar BTx623 chromosome 6, Sorghum_bicolor_NCBIv3, whole genome shotgun sequence genome contains the following window.
GCTATCTAAACAAGAGACCCAAATAGTAGCATTGACTTGTGTTGTTACAAAATTTGCCAATTTCAGTATTGGTTTTATCCGAAGGAGACTGACCTCGTTCCATAATTCACAGATGTCTATGTAGTAAGGCTTTTCTCTAAAGTATTTTTTTATCAAACGTGCGATGTGACATTTTAGTAGAATACCGTCGTTTATGCCGTGAAGACCAAcctatataaaaaaaagaagaacatgAATATACTTTGTAGCTTAACTGAATAGAAAAATTCTGGACTCAAATGATAAAGATTGATACATAGAGAAGAGAAAGTGAGATGTCatttgaaggacctcaggccgTCGGTACCAACAAATCTGATCTCTCCTTGTATGAGAATCATCCATGATATCGTCAAGTAGCAGTGCACATGCTTGAAACTGCATGTATTTCATTGCAACAAAATAATCAAATATATCGTTCTTTTAAGCAGAACAATCATAGTGAGAAGGGTCATTAGCAACATTACCCACTCGACACACCAACCAAGAACACAGGCAAGGAAGAATTCATCTTCAGCAACCTCGCTTCCTTGTTTCAACAGCAAGTAACTATCGATCACTGACAGACCTCGATTCAGTTTCCCTTCAAAAGAAAAGGTTAGCATGTTAGAAGATCTTTTATGTCTGCTGCAGATTCACTCTGAATTTTTCTTGACCTTTTGTTTTGAACTATATTTTATCATCTGTTTCTGCTTTGAATATGTCCAAATATGAACTGAAAAGCTTTGCTCTGTTATGTTACAATACAAAACGAGGTTCTCCTGCTAGGTATTGGTCTGATGGATCATGCCTCCTCACCTCCAGGCACGTTGTAGTCGATCATCTGAAAGAATACAACAGAGAATGGATATATGAGACTCGGAATGGTGCATGTACAACGACTTAACTCATCTCAAGTCCATGGAGCAAACAAATTCTATTTATACCGCATCAAACGTTCGGTTTCTGCAGGTTTTACAAACACTGTGTGGTGTGTACGTATGCTACTCTTTtctaaaaagaagaagaagagatgaACACATCAGCgattaatgttttttttttgagatataAGTGATCAATGGTGGTTAAACATGGTTTGCCACTCTTTGTCCTAGCCTCCTAGGGCGTTGTTTGTACATAGAGGCCTAAATGGAACGAAAACGTGACAGGGTCACTGGGTCAGGCTCTTAAATGGGGCCAAATTTGCCGTGCGCGCCAaaatggtagaaggctccagaaGTGTGTGCGCTTCTTAAGTGGGCCAAAACGTCAAAGAGTTGAGAACTTATGTGTGTGGTTTAAACTTTAAAGCAAGTTCCGATTGATCTTTCGATTTGTGGTTTAAACTTTTAAAGCATGCATGTTCCGGTTGATCTAATGATCTTTCGATTTGTGCTAAAATAAATACGTTAACGCGTGACGCTGCAATGCATGCACGTGCAAGGCGGTACgtccatatgcatgcatgcaccgaGGAACATTTTGGAGACGTATATGATCGAATACCTGCGCGACCCAGCGCGTGGCCTCATCGGTGAGCTCGCACGAGTCGTCGTCGAGGAGCTCGTCCCGGAGGCGATCGTATGCGCGGAGGAACCTCTCGCGGTGGTCACCGACGACGTCGGCGGCGCTGCCCTCACGACGAGGCTGCAGGCGCCGCTCCCCTCgcttgatctgtggcggtgctgCCGGTGGCGGCgcgttgtcgtcgtcgtcgtacaGGACGAGCTTCTCCTCGACCTCGGCTTCGAGGGCGGCAGGAGCTCCACCGGATGACGAGGACACAGCGTGCAGCAGCGACGACATCGCCGCTGCCGTACGTCTACGTCGCGCCTATCTCTCTTGCTGCTTCGATCGTTCGCGTGCTGCCAGGAGACTGGGGAGGCGCGTGGTACGTATAAATATGCGTGTGtgcagcgccgcgcgcgcggttAGAGGTCGGCGGGGTCCCGGCGGCGCGGCCACACGGTCCTGAAGCTGATTGACACGTCAGCCGTTGCGTTTCTATTTAAGTGCAGTGCAGGGAAGCTGTTCGTTGGTTGTTAGACAGAATTAAATTGATacccaaaaaaaattaaagacAGAATTGAATCGGTGTTTTcggtgtctatatatatatatatatatatatatatcttcagcCCTTGACACCACAACTCCCAAGGCGTCCTCCTGCATCATCGATTATTCAGGCACTGAAGACTAGTGCAATGTGTAGAATACACTACTGAATGTACTCTTATTATATCCACTGACATCAGTCCAGTGACATGCGCGTAaaatatactactactactgcaaCATATATGTAAAAAAAGAGGAAAATAATTGAAAATGGAACTCTCTCTCAGTTTGTCTGATGACGTGGTAGTACTAGTTTGCGCGCAGAACGTGCATCATGCATGACTGCCCTCCCTTAGCAAGCATGCATGCTTGTTTGTACAGTGAGAGCCACAACCACTGAAGGTCTAAAGCTAGCCCGGCCTGACCGATCCGCGTCGCCGCAAACTCGCAATGCAATCGCATATATAGCGAGCACTTGTCGATCGAACCCGCTTTCCGATGCTTCAGCAAAGATGAAATCGATCGCGGAAAAGGATCGATGTCAATCGATCGATCTAACCCCTGCACATTATGAGCGAGAACATGTGCGTGCGTGCACGCGCGCACCGGCCGGCCAATTCTTCTCGCTCGACGACGCATGCAGGCCAAGCACAGCAGGCGTGCATGGGGGCATCAGGGCATGGGCACATGGCGGTCAGCTGTGGACTGCAGTGGGGCAGCGCCGAGTTTGCCACGCCACGGTCATGAAAAGGAGACGAATGATCTAATTCTCTTGTTCCATATCTAGAAAGTAAAAAATGAAAGAATCAGAGATAGTCAGATGCCGTAataagctagctaaaattattttagctactcttggatgACTAATAGTTTAAtaaaactaaactattttaactccttttagtcaatatatGTTTAGAAGTTTAACTACTAAAGTgattaaagtttagctagctaaaatttagttggtggaacccaAACAGAGCCTATGTGTGTGCCCGTGAGAAGAAATGAAGCCGAATGCACCGAAGAAAAGTTTCAGTTGGCCTGCGCTAGCCGGCCAAGTTTTGCTTGTACCTGGGCTGCACCTTAGTAGGTCAGCATGCTGGCCCATCAGGCGCAGCGtaaattttatttcattttctatttttatatgGCCAAAATAATTCCAATCCCTTTTGAATTCGTGCAAGGTTCTTTTCCTGGTCGGTTCCTGTTCCTCTTCCTCGTCGAACTATAACATATACACATGCACGGATCGCTAAGGTATCGCTGCTGGACCAGTGAGTGTCTACtgtttttcttctaattttaaACATAAATGTATAAGATAAAGTAGAATATGATATATTTTATAAGTTTCATTCTTAATTGATGTTTTTAatataaaattattttaaactattatattttttattttgaagAGTTATAGTAGAAATAAGTGGATATAGCATTTTTGTTCAGCTCATCTTCATTTGTTTTCTGACTTCGTCCCTACATACGGAGTATACACTAACCCTctctgccccccccccccccccacacacacaagTGCATTTGCCTGCGGTCTGCCACAAGCCCACAAGGACACGTCGTGGTCACAGCTAGCCACCAGTGCATTGCGCAGCATGAGCAAGCTCGATTACTGCTTCAGCAATGACTACATGGTGCTGCGGCCGGACAGGGCGGGCCCCGTGGAGCTCCTGCACCTCCTCTTCTCGCCCAAGGTCGGCCGGAACAGGGCCGTCGACTGCTTCACCAGCACCGAGGTCCGCAGCTTCGCGCGCCGGCTCGCCATCTTCCTCAACCTCATCCtgcaggtcctcctcctctcGCTCGCCGGCCCGCTGGCCGCGCTCGGCGCCGCCGTCGAGCTCGTGCTCAACCTCGCCGACAGTGTCCTCCATGGTCAGTGCATGCATGTATAACTCGTTGCCAGCGTGGTTGCTCGCGACACGCGCGTGCACGCACTGCGTGCCATCAGAATCAGAGCAGGCAGTGCAAAGTACAGTAGAAGAGAACTCGGTGTGTGTTTGACGCAGTTCCCCGTTGTTCTACCGTGGCCGGCCGCGCATGCAGGGCGGATGGAGTATCCTGACAGG
Protein-coding sequences here:
- the LOC8080492 gene encoding farnesyl pyrophosphate synthase 1; translation: MSSLLHAVSSSSGGAPAALEAEVEEKLVLYDDDDNAPPPAAPPQIKRGERRLQPRREGSAADVVGDHRERFLRAYDRLRDELLDDDSCELTDEATRWVAQMIDYNVPGGKLNRGLSVIDSYLLLKQGSEVAEDEFFLACVLGWCVEWFQACALLLDDIMDDSHTRRDQICWYRRPEVGLHGINDGILLKCHIARLIKKYFREKPYYIDICELWNEIALQTSLGQMLDLISTHNVANDVAKYNIEGYRRIVKYKTSYYSFYLPVACALLLCGTKLENISGLRDVLIEMGIYFQAQDDYLDCFADPNTIGKIGTDIEDHKCSWLIVQALSHANSNEIEVLLKNYGKKDSTSVSKVKNTYSTLDLKDIFSEFEDRAYKHLVTSIEDQHDHAVQEILKSFLKKIHRRKK